A single window of Populus nigra chromosome 17, ddPopNigr1.1, whole genome shotgun sequence DNA harbors:
- the LOC133677044 gene encoding uncharacterized protein At3g28850-like — MGCVSSKLFKKELHQQIIFNNGGQCVDHVVSLTSSTYGALKLDCNNQHQQQPPLQQAHKQEPIKEIVEESKRLQQISPTKEDPEVVNTWELMGDLEEGVPVSSQTKRSPNSRVLLRGFADLDLRSPLKFLNQSGSPRKAKTYGGKENKVKRSSDFSPRPVLKANNSSGNSCKAVLRLSYPVKASPVGAKTENLSRESGFSPRRKSSFIPLFDPEIVALYEKDLSEEEEEEIERIILPSSRTTKVKNLRDLESILQSFEQKRPPGGENKVVIYTTTLRGIRKTFEDCNSVRSIIESHHIHIVERDVSMDSGFKEELRGLMGTNEVKVPLVFVKGRLIGGADQVVKLEEEGKLEILFDGIPKGLAGGCEGCAGVRFVMCVECNGSCKVLHEKQKKMVRCGECNENGLMQCPICCC; from the coding sequence ATGGGATGTGTTTCTTCAAAACTCTTCAAGAAAGAACTCCATCAACAAATCATATTCAACAATGGCGGCCAGTGTGTTGACCACGTGGTCTCTCTCACTTCTTCAACTTATGGTGCTCTCAAACTTGACTGCAACaatcaacatcaacaacaacCACCACTACAACAAGCACACAAACAAGAGCCCATCAAAGAAATTGTGGAAGAGAGTAAGAGATTGCAACAAATATCTCCAACAAAAGAAGATCCAGAGGTTGTTAACACTTGGGAGCTAATGGGAGATCTTGAAGAAGGAGTACCCGTTTCAAGTCAAACTAAGAGAAGTCCAAATTCGAGGGTTTTGCTTCGTGGGTTTGCTGATTTGGACCTTAGGAGTCCACTCAAATTCTTGAATCAAAGTGGGTCTCCAAGAAAGGCGAAAACTTATGGTGGCAAAGAAAATAAGGTAAAGAGATCATCAGATTTTAGCCCTAGACCGGTTTTAAAGGCCAACAATTCATCAGGGAATTCGTGCAAGGCAGTGTTGAGATTGAGTTATCCTGTGAAAGCGTCTCCAGTTGGGGCTAAAACAGAGAATCTTAGCAGAGAATCTGGATTCTCTCCGAGGAGGAAGAGTAGTTTTATTCCTCTGTTCGATCCAGAAATAGTTGCATTGTATGAGAAAGACTTGtccgaagaagaagaagaagaaatcgagAGGATAATTTTACCAAGTTCAAGAACCACAAAAGTAAAGAATTTGCGAGATTTGGAATCTATCCTTCAGTCTTTCGAACAAAAACGCCCGCCTGGAGGGGAAAATAAGGTCGTGATTTACACTACTACATTGAGAGGaattagaaaaacatttgaAGATTGCAACTCCGTAAGATCAATCATTGAGTCACATCATATTCATATTGTTGAAAGAGATGTTTCCATGGATTCGGGCTTTAAGGAAGAGTTAAGAGGGCTAATGGGTACGAATGAAGTCAAAGTTCCACTTGTGTTTGTTAAAGGGAGGTTGATTGGCGGTGCTGACCAAGTGGTAAAGTTGGAGGAGGAGGGAAAGTTGGAGATTCTGTTTGATGGAATCCCGAAAGGGCTCGCTGGAGGATGTGAAGGTTGTGCTGGGGTTAGGTTTGTGATGTGTGTGGAGTGTAATGGGAGCTGCAAGGTTTTGCACGAGAAGCAGAAGAAGATGGTTAGATGTGGTGAGTGCAATGAGAATGGGCTGATGCAATGCCCCATCTGTTGCTGTTGA